Proteins from a genomic interval of Bdellovibrio sp. GT3:
- a CDS encoding nuclear transport factor 2 family protein has translation MNAQTQKDTLEVGQKLVNFCKSNQVVEAIETLYADDIESREAMETPGMPAESHGKQNALKKNLEWEKKMEVHSSQIDGPFPSGDRFAVHFNYDATDKETNKRWAMEEVGIYTVKDGKIVKEEFFYTM, from the coding sequence ATGAATGCACAAACTCAAAAAGACACTCTTGAGGTTGGTCAAAAGCTCGTTAATTTTTGTAAATCCAATCAAGTCGTAGAAGCCATAGAAACTCTTTACGCTGACGATATTGAAAGTCGTGAGGCCATGGAAACACCCGGCATGCCTGCGGAGTCCCACGGCAAACAAAACGCCTTGAAGAAAAATCTGGAATGGGAAAAGAAAATGGAAGTCCATTCATCACAAATTGATGGACCATTTCCTTCCGGAGATCGTTTTGCCGTTCACTTTAATTATGATGCCACTGATAAGGAAACCAACAAACGTTGGGCCATGGAGGAAGTTGGTATCTATACGGTGAAAGACGGAAAAATTGTGAAGGAAGAGTTCTTCTATACAATGTGA